The Thioalkalivibrio sulfidiphilus HL-EbGr7 genome includes a window with the following:
- a CDS encoding GNAT family N-acetyltransferase, whose product MQWQGSEVQGGGWTIREFEEEDLDAVLRVFQDAVRKVAARDYIPEQVEAWAPDPPDQPSWCRRLARCAVFVYVVQGQVVGFIAMEANGHVDMLFVDPGHLRRGIGTALLDHARAWALERGVRRLTTDASITARPFFEHAGFRLVEHRIVPLRGMMFRNFHMSLDCRPGPGSDTG is encoded by the coding sequence ATGCAATGGCAGGGAAGCGAGGTGCAGGGGGGTGGCTGGACCATTCGCGAGTTCGAGGAGGAGGACCTGGACGCCGTTCTGCGGGTGTTCCAGGACGCGGTGCGCAAGGTGGCGGCCCGGGACTATATCCCCGAGCAGGTGGAGGCCTGGGCCCCCGATCCCCCGGATCAGCCTTCCTGGTGTCGGCGACTGGCCCGCTGCGCGGTGTTCGTCTACGTGGTGCAGGGGCAGGTGGTCGGGTTCATCGCCATGGAGGCCAACGGGCATGTGGACATGCTGTTCGTGGACCCCGGCCACCTGCGGCGTGGCATCGGCACCGCCCTGCTGGACCATGCCAGGGCCTGGGCCCTGGAGCGGGGCGTGCGCCGCCTGACCACCGATGCCAGCATCACCGCACGACCCTTCTTCGAGCATGCCGGCTTCCGGCTGGTGGAGCATCGCATCGTGCCCCTGCGGGGCATGATGTTCCGCAACTTCCACATGTCGCTGGATTGCCGGCCGGGGCCGGGTTCTGATACGGGTTGA